A stretch of DNA from Henriciella sp. AS95:
CACCGAGGACGCCATCGAAGGGCCAAAGGCTTTCTTGGAAAAACGCAAGCCCGACTATCGGGGACGCTGAGCCTCAGAGCGGGAATCAGACACAAATTGAAAGGAGTTGATCATGGATAACAAAGTGCAGGGACTGCATCATCTCGCGATCAGTACAGCGGACATAAAGGCACAGATCGACTTCTTCACCGACAAGCTCGGCATGGAGCTGGTTGCCCTTTACTGGATGCACGGCGCCAAGGAGACTTGGCACGGCTTTCTCAGGATGAATGACGAAAGCTCGGTTGCGTTTGTGCAGAGCCCGCTGGTTGGAAAGGTCGCCCCGAAGCTTGGCGAAACGCATGCGGGCAACCCGACAGCGCCGAGCGCAGCTGGGACCACACAGCACATCGCCCTCAAAGTCGCCGATATGGACGAATTGTTCCGTATGCAGAAACGCTTGCGGTCCAAGGAGGTGCCGGTGCTTGGGCCGGTCGATCATGGCTTCTGCAAATCCATCTATTTTGCCGGACCTGAAGGCCTTGCGCTGGAACTGTCCTGTTCGGAAGGGCCGATTGAGCCAATGAGCTGGATCGACCCGGACGTCGTTTCGCGCGCGGGTATCAATGATGAAGAGTTGGCGCGTTACCTGAATCCGCCGGAATTCGATGTGCCCGAGCAACCCGTCCGCCAGCCTGACACGAGCGGGCCGGGCCCGCACATGTCGAACTATCCGCCCGGCATCTACGAAAAGCTGATGGCCGTGCCGGACAAGGATATCTGGGATGCGAGCGAAAACGAGCCACCCGTAAGTGGCAAATCATGAG
This window harbors:
- a CDS encoding VOC family protein; the encoded protein is MDNKVQGLHHLAISTADIKAQIDFFTDKLGMELVALYWMHGAKETWHGFLRMNDESSVAFVQSPLVGKVAPKLGETHAGNPTAPSAAGTTQHIALKVADMDELFRMQKRLRSKEVPVLGPVDHGFCKSIYFAGPEGLALELSCSEGPIEPMSWIDPDVVSRAGINDEELARYLNPPEFDVPEQPVRQPDTSGPGPHMSNYPPGIYEKLMAVPDKDIWDASENEPPVSGKS